The following nucleotide sequence is from Nitrospira sp..
AGAAGACTTCGTCGAATCCACCGTTCCCACATGACCACAGTTTGCCAATTTTCGAAGATGCTTCAATGGTATCCGATGGCATGATAGTAGCATCCCATCCAAACCAAGTAAACCGACTGGAAAAGAAATGAGTGAAGTGCAGGGCAGAGATCACAGGGAGGAAGATGCAAGGAAGGCCACGAAAATGCCACGACGATAGGCGTATCGTCGTGGCATTTTGATTCATCCTTCGGCAGAGGTCGAACCCTTTTCTGGAGCCTCTTTGGTCTCAGCCGTGGGAGCATTGGGAGTTGTCGCCGCTACGGGTTTGGCTTGCCTGGCCACCAGTTCAATGGCAACCATCTCGGCTCCATCACCAATTCGGCGACGGGTCCGAATGATCCTGGTATATCCGCCCGAGCGGTCACGAAAGCGTCCGGCCACATCGCTAAACAGTTTTGAGACAACATCCTTGCTACGCAAGAAACTGAGAGCGCGGCGGCGGGCCGAGAGACTGCCGTCTTTTCCAAGAGACACCATCCGATCGGTAAACCCTCTGATCTCTTTTGCCTTGGCTTCCGTCGTCTCGATTCGCTCCTGTTCCAGTAAGGAGGTCACCAGACTCCGGAACAGAGCCCAACGGTGTTTGGTTTGACGCCCAAGCTGTCGACCCTTCTTTTTATGGCGCACGGTAGCCTGTTCCTTTCTTACTCTGAACGCACGCCTGCGTCGCCGGACGGCAAGGCGTCGACCTTCATTCCGAGACTCAATCCCATTTCCGTCAGGATTTCTTTGATCTCGTTGAGCGACTTCTTTCCGAAATTCTTCGTCTTCAGCATTTCCGCCTCGGTCTTCTGCACCAGATCGGCAATCGTCTTGATATTGGCGTTCTTCAAGCAATTCGCTGCGCGGACCGAGAGCTCCAACTCATTCACGCTTCTGTAGAGATTCTTATTGACCTCGGACGAAAGATCTTCAGTGCCGACGGACGGCTTGGCATCCGAACGCTCCTCCGGATTGATGAAGATGTCTAAGTGTTCTCGCAGAATGCTGGCAGCGTTGGACAACGCGTCTCGCGGAGAAATCGTTCCATCGGTCCAGATTTCAAGAGTCAACTTGTCGTAGTCGGTCATCCGGCCGACGCGCGCATTCTCAACATGAAAATTCACTCGCTTGATCGGCGAAAAAATAGAATCGACGGCAATGACGCCGATGGGAAGCCCCTCTTCCTTGTTCCGCTCAGCAGGCACATACCCACGCCCATGCTTGATCGTCATCTCCATATCCAAGATGGCGTCCTTGTCCAGCGTGGCGATATGCAAATCAGGCGTCAGAATCGCCACATCGCCGTCGTGGATGATGTCGGATCCTTTTGCTTCTCCCGGGCCCTTTTTCTTCAGACGAATCGTCTTGGGCTTATCGCCCTGTAATGCCAACCGAAGGCTCTTTACGTTGAGAATAATCGAGGTGACATCTTCGGTTACACCTGGAATCG
It contains:
- the rplQ gene encoding 50S ribosomal protein L17 produces the protein MRHKKKGRQLGRQTKHRWALFRSLVTSLLEQERIETTEAKAKEIRGFTDRMVSLGKDGSLSARRRALSFLRSKDVVSKLFSDVAGRFRDRSGGYTRIIRTRRRIGDGAEMVAIELVARQAKPVAATTPNAPTAETKEAPEKGSTSAEG
- a CDS encoding DNA-directed RNA polymerase subunit alpha is translated as MIKAMKDFQIPMRVEVDKDTLSPTFGRFTTEAFERGFGTTVGNSLRRVLLSSLTGASVTTVKIEGVLHEFSTIPGVTEDVTSIILNVKSLRLALQGDKPKTIRLKKKGPGEAKGSDIIHDGDVAILTPDLHIATLDKDAILDMEMTIKHGRGYVPAERNKEEGLPIGVIAVDSIFSPIKRVNFHVENARVGRMTDYDKLTLEIWTDGTISPRDALSNAASILREHLDIFINPEERSDAKPSVGTEDLSSEVNKNLYRSVNELELSVRAANCLKNANIKTIADLVQKTEAEMLKTKNFGKKSLNEIKEILTEMGLSLGMKVDALPSGDAGVRSE